The following proteins are encoded in a genomic region of Grus americana isolate bGruAme1 chromosome 5, bGruAme1.mat, whole genome shotgun sequence:
- the KDM2A gene encoding lysine-specific demethylase 2A isoform X5, which yields MKPTPRPTPVRPTVSPIVSGARRRRVRCRKCKACMQGECGMCHYCRDMKKFGGPGRMKQSCVLRQCLAPRLPHSVTCALCGEVDQNEDSQDFEKKLMECCICNEIVHPGCLQMDGEGLLNDELPNCWECPKCYQGDDAEKGQKRKVEESDDDTAQAKVLRPLRSCEEPLTPPPNSPTPMLQLIHDPASPRGVVTRSSPGAGPSDHHSASRDERFKRRQLLRLQATERTMVREKENNPSGKKELSEVEKAKLHGSYLTVTLQRPTKDVHGTSIVPKLQAITASSTNLQHSPRVVMRHAPARMPLRGGGEEEAAAEEDEEEEEEEDENAEEGGAARLNGRGGRAQEGEESWMQREVWMSVFRYLTRRELCECMRVCKTWYKWCCDKRLWTKIDLSRCKSITPQALSGIIKRQPVSLDLSWTNISKKQLTWLVNRLPGLKDLILAGCSWSAVCALSTSSCPLLRTLDLRWAVGIKDPQIRDLLTPPTDKPSQDNRSKLRNMIDFRLAGLDITDATLRLIIRHMPLLSRLDLSHCNHLTDQSANLLTAVGSSTRNSLTELNMAGCNKLTDQALLYLRRISNVTLIDLRGCKQITRKACEHFISDLSINSLYCLSDEKLIQKIS from the exons ATGAAGCCAACCCCCCGCCCGACACCCGTCAGGCCTACAGTCTCTCCCATCGTGTCGGGCGCCAGGCGGAGACGGGTGCGGTGCCGAAAATGCAAGGCTTGCATGCAGGGCGAGTGTGGCATGTGCCACTATTGCAGGGACATGAAGAAGTTTGGTGGGCCTGGCCGCATGAAGCAGTCCTGCGTCCTTCGGCAATGCTTAGCG CCCAGGCTGCCTCACTCGGTCACGTGTGCACTTTGTGGGGAGGTGGATCAGAACGAGGACTCGCAGGACTTTGAGAAGAAGCTCATGGAGTGCTGTATCTGCAACGAGATTGTTcaccctggctgcctgcag ATGGATGGGGAAGGGTTGCTCAACGATGAGCTCCCAAACTGCTGGGAGTGCCCCAAATGCTACCAGGGTGACGACGCAGAGAAGGGCCAG AAGCGGAAGGTGGAGGAGAGCGATGATGACACCGCGCAAGCCAAGGTGCTGCGGCCCCTGCGGAGTTGCGAGGAGCCCCTGACCCCCCCGCCCAACTCGCCCACCCCCATGCTGCAGCTGATCCACGACCCAGCGTCGCCACGAGGTGTGGTGACACGTTCATCCCCAGGAGCCGGCCCCAGCGACCACCACAGCGCCAGCAGAGACGAGCGCTTCAAGCGACGGCAGCTGCTGCGGCTCCAGGCCACCGAGCGAACCATGGTGCGGGAGAAAGAGAACAACCCCAGCGGCAAGAAGGAGCTGTCAGAGGTGGAGAAGGCCAAGCTGCACGGCTCCTACCTCACCGTGACGCTCCAGCGCCCCACCAAAGACGTCCACGGCACTTCTATCGTCCCCAAGCTGCAAGCCATCACAGCCTCCTCCACCAACCTGCAGCACTCTCCCCGAGTGGTTATGCGCCACGCACCCGCCAGGATGCccctgcggggcgggggggaggaggaggcagccgccgaggaggatgaagaggaagaagaggaggaggacgagaacgcggaggaggggggggcggcCCGGCTCAACGGCCGAGGGGGCCGGGCGCAAGAGGGCGAGGAGAGCTGGATGCAACGCGAGGTGTGGATGTCCGTCTTCCGCTACCTCACTCGCAGGGAGCTCTGCGAGTGCATGCGGGTGTGCAAGACCTGGTACAAGTG GTGCTGTGACAAGAGATTGTGGACAAAGATAGATTTGAGCCGGTGCAAGTCTATCACCCCCCAGGCGCTGAGTGGCATCATCAAAAGACAGCCGGTCAGCCTCGACCTCAGCTGGACCAATATCTCAAAAAAACAGCTTACGTGGCTCGTCAACAGGCTGCCAG GCCTGAAAGACCTCATCTTAGCAGGCTGTTCCTGGTCTGCGGTCTGTGCTCTCAGTACCTCCAGCTGCCCCCTTCTCAGGACCCTCGATCTTCGGTGGGCAGTAGGAATCAAGGACCCTCAGATCCGGGACTTACTCACCCCTCCAACAGACAAACCCA GTCAGGACAATCGCAGCAAACTCCGCAACATGATTGATTTCCGGCTCGCCGGCCTGGACATCACCGATGCCACGCTGCGGCTGATCATCCGCCATATGCCCCTGCTCTCCCGCCTCGACCTCAGCCACTGCAACCACCTTACGGACCAGTCGGCCAACCTCCTCACGGCCGTGGGCTCTTCCACGCGTAACTCCCTCACGGAGCTCAACATGGCAG GCTGCAATAAGCTGACGGACCAGGCCTTGCTTTACCTTCGTCGTATCTCCAACGTCACCCTAATCGACCTGCGAGGTTGCAAACAGATCACCCGCAAAGCCTGTGAGCACTTCATCTCGGACCTGTCCATCAACAGCCTCTACTGCCTGTCTGATGAGAAGCTGATCCAAAAAATCAGCTAG